The following are encoded in a window of Kiritimatiellales bacterium genomic DNA:
- the leuD gene encoding 3-isopropylmalate dehydratase small subunit codes for MEKFTTVTGVIAGVDRANIDTDAIIPKEYLKSIKRTGFGAALFSDWRYNSDGTDNPEFVLNKPENRCAQILVARNNFGCGSSREHAVWAVQQYGFKVVIAATDHGIPAFADIFRNNSGKNGLLLIELPDEKVSEIFAVLAKEPGVQTTVNLDAQTVTLHSGAGDQVYVFDIDALLKNKLLNGLDDIALTLQYEADITKFEENSKF; via the coding sequence ATGGAGAAGTTTACAACAGTGACCGGCGTCATTGCCGGAGTGGATCGCGCGAACATTGATACAGATGCGATTATCCCGAAAGAATATTTAAAATCAATCAAGCGCACCGGGTTCGGTGCGGCGCTGTTTTCTGACTGGCGTTACAACAGCGACGGCACGGATAACCCGGAGTTTGTGCTGAATAAACCGGAAAACCGGTGTGCGCAGATTTTGGTGGCGCGCAATAATTTCGGCTGCGGTTCGAGTCGTGAACACGCCGTCTGGGCGGTTCAGCAATACGGTTTTAAAGTGGTGATTGCAGCGACTGACCACGGAATTCCGGCATTCGCTGATATTTTCCGTAACAACAGCGGCAAGAACGGGCTGCTGCTGATTGAGCTGCCGGACGAAAAAGTCAGCGAAATTTTTGCAGTACTCGCCAAAGAACCGGGCGTACAGACAACAGTGAATCTGGATGCACAAACCGTTACATTGCACAGCGGCGCCGGCGATCAGGTTTATGTGTTTGATATAGATGCCCTGCTGAAAAACAAACTGCTGAACGGTCTGGATGACATCGCATTAACCCTGCAGTATGAAGCTGACATCACAAAGTTTGAAGAAAATTCGAAATTCTAA
- a CDS encoding four helix bundle protein gives MTEKQNSKIYDLEDRTFGFAKSVRRFVRALKQDIPNYEDSKQLVRSSGSVGANYIEANDSLSKKDFIMRIKIFRKEAKESRYWLNLIESFEDKKLAEERHALAREAQELMNIFGAILQKSKQGGVL, from the coding sequence ATGACAGAAAAACAAAATTCCAAAATTTACGATCTTGAAGATCGGACATTCGGGTTTGCAAAATCTGTACGTAGATTTGTTCGTGCACTAAAACAGGATATTCCTAATTATGAAGATTCGAAACAGCTTGTTCGTTCTTCCGGTTCAGTCGGTGCAAATTACATTGAAGCGAACGATTCGCTGAGCAAAAAAGATTTTATCATGCGGATTAAAATCTTCCGGAAAGAAGCAAAAGAAAGCCGTTACTGGCTTAATTTGATTGAATCATTTGAGGATAAAAAGCTGGCTGAAGAGAGACATGCCCTGGCCCGTGAAGCTCAGGAATTAATGAATATCTTCGGTGCCATTTTGCAAAAATCAAAACAGGGTGGAGTTTTATAA
- the leuC gene encoding 3-isopropylmalate dehydratase large subunit has product MSKTLFDKIWDAHVVKDLGNGEVLLYIDRHLVHEVTSPQAFEALRLAGRSVRRPDRTFATMDHNVPTDENRMNVTDPVAKAQIDALTENCTTTGVTLFGLGDDRQGVIHIIGPEQGIVLPGMTVVCGDSHTATHGAFGSIAFGIGTSEVEHVLATQTLRQKKPKGFRVEFTGTLQPGVTAKDMVLKLISIIGTAGATGCAFEFTGEAIRTLPMEGRLTICNMAIEAGARAGLVAPDQITFDYIASGNRVYAPKGEALEKAIAEWKTYFTDDNAEFDHELTIDVTDLAPQVTWGTSPGMGTDITGAVPELDAVPEYSPADVRAALDYMGLEPGMKMTDIKIDTVFIGSCTNGRLQDLRAAAAMMKGKKVAPGIRMLVVPGSEAVRYAAEKERLDRIFVDAGAEWRYAGCSMCLAMNPDKLREKERCASTSNRNFEGRQGKGGRTHLVSPQMAAAAAVAGHFVDVRELLNSKS; this is encoded by the coding sequence CTTTATATCGATCGCCATCTGGTGCACGAGGTAACGAGCCCGCAGGCATTTGAAGCTCTCCGGCTTGCGGGGCGCAGCGTGCGCCGGCCGGACCGCACGTTTGCGACGATGGATCATAATGTGCCGACGGACGAAAACCGCATGAATGTAACCGATCCGGTTGCAAAAGCGCAGATTGACGCGCTGACGGAAAACTGCACAACAACCGGCGTAACGCTGTTTGGACTCGGTGACGATCGGCAGGGGGTAATTCATATTATCGGACCGGAGCAGGGCATTGTGCTGCCGGGAATGACGGTGGTTTGCGGCGACTCGCACACGGCAACACACGGTGCGTTCGGTTCCATCGCATTCGGTATTGGAACGTCGGAAGTGGAGCACGTTTTAGCGACGCAAACCCTGCGCCAGAAAAAGCCGAAAGGGTTTCGTGTTGAATTTACCGGTACACTGCAGCCCGGTGTTACGGCAAAAGATATGGTGCTGAAACTGATCAGCATAATCGGCACCGCCGGCGCAACCGGCTGTGCATTTGAATTTACCGGCGAAGCGATTCGTACGCTTCCGATGGAGGGCCGTTTGACGATTTGCAATATGGCCATTGAAGCCGGCGCGCGCGCCGGACTGGTTGCACCCGATCAAATCACCTTTGATTATATCGCGTCCGGAAACCGCGTTTATGCACCCAAAGGTGAAGCGCTCGAAAAAGCGATTGCTGAGTGGAAAACATATTTTACTGACGACAATGCAGAATTTGATCATGAACTGACGATTGATGTAACCGATCTTGCGCCGCAGGTAACGTGGGGAACGAGTCCCGGCATGGGAACGGACATCACCGGCGCTGTACCGGAGCTCGACGCTGTGCCGGAATACAGCCCGGCGGACGTGCGTGCCGCGCTGGATTATATGGGGCTTGAGCCGGGCATGAAAATGACCGATATCAAAATCGATACTGTATTTATCGGCAGCTGCACGAACGGGCGTTTGCAGGATTTGCGCGCTGCCGCTGCAATGATGAAGGGCAAGAAGGTGGCGCCCGGCATTCGCATGCTGGTTGTGCCCGGCTCAGAAGCGGTGCGTTATGCTGCCGAAAAAGAGCGGCTTGACCGTATCTTCGTTGATGCCGGCGCGGAGTGGCGCTATGCCGGCTGCAGCATGTGCCTGGCGATGAACCCGGATAAACTGAGAGAAAAAGAACGGTGTGCATCCACCTCCAACCGTAACTTTGAAGGACGGCAGGGCAAGGGCGGGCGCACGCACCTGGTCAGTCCGCAAATGGCAGCGGCGGCGGCAGTCGCCGGACATTTTGTGGATGTCAGGGAGTTGTTAAATTCGAAATCCTGA